The Populus nigra chromosome 14, ddPopNigr1.1, whole genome shotgun sequence genome has a segment encoding these proteins:
- the LOC133672393 gene encoding F-box protein SKIP2-like, with the protein MGQSSSTVSYPTNQFLISPEPSDFTDEIKNGPLTDFTEGIPDDCLACIFQLLNAADRKRSSLVCKRWLRVDGQSRRRLSLNAQSEITSYVPSIFTRFDSVAKLSLRCDRKSLSLNDDALLMISIQCESLTRLKLRGCREVTELGMADFAKNCKNLTKFSCGSCNFGAKGINMLLKYCIKLEELTIKRLRSFNNGNDLIVPGAAALSLKSICLKELVNGHCFEPLVVECKMLKTLKVIRCLGDWDNVLVKMGNGNGFLSDVHLERLQVSDVGLGAISKCVNIDSLHIVKNPECSNLGLVSVAENCKKLKKLHIDGWKINRIGDEGLMAVAKQCPDLQELVLIGVHVTHFSMAAIASNCRRLERLALCGSGAIGDAEIACIAAKCVELKKLCIKGCAISDIAIEALAWGCPNLVKVKVKKCRGVSSEVVDWLLRRKGSLVVSFDAIESEGLDASGSDVGGQESGVEFPVMGGQVVVGDGPSISTGRLAQFRAKMGLFASRNLVPFAFHRSSNHGDSSKSNL; encoded by the coding sequence ATGGGGCAATCATCTTCCACCGTTAGTTATCCTACCAATCAATTTTTAATCTCTCCGGAACCCTCGGACTTCACCGACGAAATCAAAAACGGCCCTCTTACAGACTTCACGGAGGGCATACCAGACGATTGTTTAGCTTGCATCTTTCAACTCCTCAACGCCGCTGACCGCAAACGCTCCTCCCTTGTCTGCAAACGATGGTTGCGCGTCGATGGTCAAAGCCGCCGCCGGCTTTCTCTCAATGCGCAATCGGAGATAACCTCTTATGTACCTTCGATCTTTACTCGATTCGATTCGGTTGCTAAACTCTCTCTCCGGTGTGACCGGAAATCTCTTAGCTTGAACGACGATGCGTTGCTCATGATTTCCATCCAGTGCGAGAGTCTGACGCGGCTCAAGCTTCGTGGATGCCGTGAAGTAACAGAGCTAGGTATGGCTGATTTTGCTAAAAATTGTAAGAACTTGACGAAGTTTTCTTGCGGTTCGTGCAATTTTGGGGCTAAAGGAATTAATATGCTGTTAAAGTATTGTATTAAACTTGAGGAGTTGACTATTAAGCGACTTAGAAGTTTCAATAATGGGAACGACTTGATCGTACCCGGCGCGGCTGCTTTAAGTTTGAAATCGATTTGTTTGAAGGAGTTAGTTAATGGCCATTGCTTTGAACCGCTTGTGGTTGAGTGTAAGATGCTTAAGACTTTGAAAGTGATTCGTTGTTTAGGCGATTGGGATAATGTGCTTGTAAAAATGGGGAATGGAAATGGTTTTTTGAGTGATGTTCATTTAGAGAGGTTACAAGTGAGTGACGTTGGGCTTGGAGCCATTTCGAAATGTGTAAATATAGATAGTTTGCATATTGTGAAGAATCCTGAGTGTTCGAATTTAGGGCTTGTTTCTGTGGCGGAGAACTGTAAGAAGTTGAAGAAGCTTCATATTGATGGGTGGAAGATTAATCGGATTGGAGATGAGGGTTTAATGGCTGTTGCGAAACAGTGTCCGGATTTACAAGAGCTTGTTTTGATCGGTGTTCATGTTACGCATTTTAGCATGGCGGCAATTGCTTCTAATTGTCGGAGATTGGAGAGGTTGGCATTATGTGGGAGTGGAGCTATTGGTGATGCAGAGATTGCGTGCATTGCAGCCAAATGTGTGGAATTAAAGAAGCTCTGCATCAAGGGGTGTGCTATTTCTGATATTGCAATTGAAGCGCTTGCTTGGGGATGTCCGAATTTGGTTAAGGTTAAGGTCAAGAAATGCAGAGGGGTTAGTAGTGAGGTTGTGGATTGGTTGTTACGGCGCAAAGGATCACTTGTTGTCAGTTTTGATGCTATTGAAAGTGAAGGGTTGGACGCTAGTGGTAGTGATGTTGGAGGTCAAGAAAGTGGTGTGGAATTTCCGGTGATGGGTGGGCAGGTAGTTGTCGGGGATGGCCCTTCAATCAGTACTGGGAGATTGGCACAGTTTAGGGCAAAGATGGGGCTTTTTGCAAGTAGAAATTTAGTGCCTTTTGCCTTTCACAGGTCATCGAATCATGGGGATAGTTCAAAAAGCAATCTGTGA